The proteins below come from a single Cervus canadensis isolate Bull #8, Minnesota chromosome 2, ASM1932006v1, whole genome shotgun sequence genomic window:
- the MYCL gene encoding protein L-Myc isoform X1 translates to MCKCAGCFAAPSGRGAGPLQVAGGGSEGADMDFDSYQHYFYDYDCGEDFYRSTAPSEDIWKKFELVPSPPTSPPWSSGPGDGDAGPGIGPPEPWPGGGAGDDAESRGHSKAWGRNYASIIRRDCMWSGFSARERLERAVSDRLAAGAPRGNPPKAPAVPDCAPSLEAGNPAPAAPCPLGEPKTQACSGSESPSDSEGEEIDVVTVEKRQSLGVRKPVTITVRADPLDPCMKHFHISIHQQQHNYAARFPPESCSQGEAPEPGPHEDGLERDAPEEKEDEADEEIVSPPPVESEPSQSCNPKPVSSDTEDVTKRKNHNFLERKRRNDLRSRFLALRDQVPTLATCSKAPKVVILSKALEYLQALVGAEKRMATEKRQLRCRQQQLQKRIAYLSGY, encoded by the exons ATGTGCAAGTGTGCGGGCTGCTTCGCTGCCCCGAGCGGGCGGGGAGCCGGTCCGCTCCAGGTGGCCGGTGGCGGGAGCGAG GGAGCGGACATGGACTTCGATTCGTACCAGCACTATTTCTACGACTATGACTGCGGAGAGGATTTCTACCGCTCCACGGCGCCCAGCGAGGACATCTGGAAGAAATTCGAGCTGGTGCCGTCGCCCCCCACGTCGCCGCCCTGGAGCTCCGGTCCCGGCGACGGAGACGCGGGCCCTGGAATTGGTCCTCCGGAGCCATGGCCCGGAGGGGGCGCCGGGGACGATGCAGAATCCCGGGGTCACTCGAAAGCTTGGGGCAGGAACTACGCTTCCATCATCCGCCGAGACTGCATGTGGAGCGGCTTCTCGGCCCGGGAACGGCTGGAGAGAGCGGTGAGCGACCGGCTCGCCGCTGGCGCGCCCCGGGGGAACCCGCCCAAGGCGCCCGCCGTCCCGGACTGCGCTCCCAGCCTCGAAGCCGGCAACCCGGCGCCCGCTGCCCCCTGTCCGCTGGGCGAGCCCAAGACCCAGGCCTGCTCGGGGTCCGAGAGCCCAAGCGACTCGG AGGGTGAAGAAATTGATGTTGTGACAGTGGAGAAGAGGCAGTCCCTGGGTGTCCGGAAGCCGGTCACCATCACAGTGAGAGCAGACCCTTTGGACCCCTGCATGAAACACTTCCACATCTCCATCCATCAACAACAGCACAACTATGCGGCCCGTTTTCCTCCAGAAAGCTGCTCCCAAGGAGAGGCTCCAGAGCCAGGGCCCCATGAAGACGGTCTGGAGAGAGATGCACCggaggaaaaggaagatgagGCAGATGAAGAAATTGTGAGTCCCCCACCGGTAGAAAGCGAGCCTTCCCAGTCCTGCAACCCCAAACCTGTCAGTTCCGACACTGAGGATGTGACCAAGAGGAAGAACCATAACTTCCTGGAGCGTAAAAGGCGGAATGACCTCCGTTCCAGGTTCTTGGCCCTGAGGGACCAGGTCCCTACCCTGGCCACCTGCTCCAAGGCCCCCAAAGTAGTGATCCTGAGCAAGGCCTTGGAATACTTGCAAGCCCTAGTGGGAGCCGAGAAGAGGATGGCTACGGAGAAAAGACAGCTCCGGTGTCGGCAGCAACAGCTGCAGAAGAGAATCGCGTACCTCAGTGGCTACTAA
- the MYCL gene encoding protein L-Myc isoform X2 has product MDFDSYQHYFYDYDCGEDFYRSTAPSEDIWKKFELVPSPPTSPPWSSGPGDGDAGPGIGPPEPWPGGGAGDDAESRGHSKAWGRNYASIIRRDCMWSGFSARERLERAVSDRLAAGAPRGNPPKAPAVPDCAPSLEAGNPAPAAPCPLGEPKTQACSGSESPSDSEGEEIDVVTVEKRQSLGVRKPVTITVRADPLDPCMKHFHISIHQQQHNYAARFPPESCSQGEAPEPGPHEDGLERDAPEEKEDEADEEIVSPPPVESEPSQSCNPKPVSSDTEDVTKRKNHNFLERKRRNDLRSRFLALRDQVPTLATCSKAPKVVILSKALEYLQALVGAEKRMATEKRQLRCRQQQLQKRIAYLSGY; this is encoded by the exons ATGGACTTCGATTCGTACCAGCACTATTTCTACGACTATGACTGCGGAGAGGATTTCTACCGCTCCACGGCGCCCAGCGAGGACATCTGGAAGAAATTCGAGCTGGTGCCGTCGCCCCCCACGTCGCCGCCCTGGAGCTCCGGTCCCGGCGACGGAGACGCGGGCCCTGGAATTGGTCCTCCGGAGCCATGGCCCGGAGGGGGCGCCGGGGACGATGCAGAATCCCGGGGTCACTCGAAAGCTTGGGGCAGGAACTACGCTTCCATCATCCGCCGAGACTGCATGTGGAGCGGCTTCTCGGCCCGGGAACGGCTGGAGAGAGCGGTGAGCGACCGGCTCGCCGCTGGCGCGCCCCGGGGGAACCCGCCCAAGGCGCCCGCCGTCCCGGACTGCGCTCCCAGCCTCGAAGCCGGCAACCCGGCGCCCGCTGCCCCCTGTCCGCTGGGCGAGCCCAAGACCCAGGCCTGCTCGGGGTCCGAGAGCCCAAGCGACTCGG AGGGTGAAGAAATTGATGTTGTGACAGTGGAGAAGAGGCAGTCCCTGGGTGTCCGGAAGCCGGTCACCATCACAGTGAGAGCAGACCCTTTGGACCCCTGCATGAAACACTTCCACATCTCCATCCATCAACAACAGCACAACTATGCGGCCCGTTTTCCTCCAGAAAGCTGCTCCCAAGGAGAGGCTCCAGAGCCAGGGCCCCATGAAGACGGTCTGGAGAGAGATGCACCggaggaaaaggaagatgagGCAGATGAAGAAATTGTGAGTCCCCCACCGGTAGAAAGCGAGCCTTCCCAGTCCTGCAACCCCAAACCTGTCAGTTCCGACACTGAGGATGTGACCAAGAGGAAGAACCATAACTTCCTGGAGCGTAAAAGGCGGAATGACCTCCGTTCCAGGTTCTTGGCCCTGAGGGACCAGGTCCCTACCCTGGCCACCTGCTCCAAGGCCCCCAAAGTAGTGATCCTGAGCAAGGCCTTGGAATACTTGCAAGCCCTAGTGGGAGCCGAGAAGAGGATGGCTACGGAGAAAAGACAGCTCCGGTGTCGGCAGCAACAGCTGCAGAAGAGAATCGCGTACCTCAGTGGCTACTAA